In Pseudomonas sp. MM213, a genomic segment contains:
- a CDS encoding ABC transporter ATP-binding protein: MSNNLIEIRDLCVAFSGQTVVRNLCLDIRPGECLALVGESGSGKSVTAHSILQLLPETGTETSGSIRYRGKELLGASSRVLRELRGNRIAMIFQEPMTSLNPLHSIEKQIGETLLLHKGLTGKAAQERILELLHLVGIQKPKERLKAYPHQLSGGQRQRVMIAMALACEPELLIADEPTTALDVTVQRKILILLKSLQQRLGMSLLLISHDLNLVRSIAQRVCVMKAGEIVEQAPCETLFTEPKHPYSCVLLNAEPEGQALPRDERENVLEVDNLCVRFPLGGGLFQRKTYLHAVDGISLNVQRGKTLGIVGESGSGKSTLGQAILRLLDSEGSIRFQGQALDGLTQKQLRPWRKKMQVVFQDPFGSLSPRMSVAQIISEGLEVHSQLTADECKAEVIRALQEVGLDPQSRHRYPHEFSGGQRQRIAIARALVLKPALILLDEPTSALDRTVQKQVVALLRQLQEKHGLTYLFISHDLAVVRALAHDMIVIKDGKVVESGASHDVFDSPQHPYTKELLAAAHLQQA; encoded by the coding sequence ATGAGTAACAACCTGATCGAAATCCGTGACCTCTGCGTGGCCTTCAGCGGCCAGACCGTGGTGCGCAACCTGTGTCTGGACATCCGCCCCGGTGAATGCCTGGCGCTGGTGGGTGAGTCGGGTTCCGGCAAATCGGTGACCGCGCACTCGATCCTGCAACTGCTGCCCGAGACCGGCACCGAAACCAGCGGCAGCATCCGCTATCGCGGCAAGGAGTTGCTCGGCGCTTCGTCCAGGGTTTTGCGAGAGTTGCGGGGCAACCGCATCGCCATGATCTTCCAGGAGCCGATGACCTCGCTCAATCCGCTGCACAGCATTGAAAAGCAGATCGGTGAAACCCTGCTGCTGCACAAGGGCCTGACCGGCAAAGCTGCGCAGGAGCGGATTCTGGAGCTGCTGCACCTCGTGGGCATACAGAAACCCAAAGAGCGGCTCAAGGCGTACCCGCATCAACTGTCCGGCGGCCAGCGGCAACGCGTGATGATCGCCATGGCGCTGGCCTGCGAGCCGGAGTTGCTGATCGCCGACGAGCCCACCACCGCGCTCGACGTCACGGTGCAGCGCAAGATCCTGATCCTGCTCAAGTCCCTGCAACAGCGGCTCGGCATGTCATTGCTGCTGATCAGCCACGACCTCAATCTGGTGCGCAGCATCGCTCAGCGTGTGTGCGTGATGAAGGCCGGGGAAATCGTCGAACAGGCACCGTGCGAAACGCTGTTCACCGAGCCGAAACATCCCTACAGCTGCGTACTGCTGAACGCCGAACCGGAAGGCCAGGCGCTGCCCCGTGACGAGCGCGAGAACGTTCTGGAAGTGGACAATCTTTGCGTGCGCTTCCCCCTCGGTGGCGGGCTGTTTCAGCGCAAAACGTACTTGCATGCCGTGGACGGCATCAGCCTGAATGTCCAGCGCGGCAAGACATTGGGCATTGTGGGTGAGTCCGGCTCGGGCAAGTCGACACTGGGTCAGGCGATCCTGCGCCTGCTCGACTCCGAAGGCAGCATTCGCTTTCAGGGCCAGGCGCTGGACGGCCTGACGCAAAAGCAACTGCGACCATGGCGCAAGAAAATGCAGGTGGTGTTCCAGGACCCTTTCGGCAGCCTCAGCCCACGGATGTCCGTGGCACAAATCATCAGTGAAGGCCTGGAAGTGCATAGCCAGTTGACGGCGGACGAATGCAAGGCCGAAGTGATTCGGGCCCTGCAGGAAGTCGGCCTCGACCCGCAAAGCCGCCATCGCTACCCCCACGAGTTCTCTGGCGGCCAGCGCCAACGCATCGCCATCGCCAGGGCGCTGGTGCTGAAACCGGCGCTGATCCTGCTGGACGAACCGACCTCGGCGCTGGACCGCACCGTGCAGAAACAAGTGGTCGCGCTGCTGCGCCAGCTTCAGGAAAAACACGGCCTGACGTATCTGTTTATCAGCCACGACCTGGCGGTGGTGCGCGCCCTCGCCCACGACATGATCGTGATCAAGGACGGCAAAGTGGTGGAAAGCGGCGCCAGCCACGACGTGTTTGATTCACCGCAGCATCCGTACACCAAAGAGCTGTTGGCGGCGGCGCATCTGCAACAGGCATAA
- a CDS encoding sigma-54 interaction domain-containing protein, with amino-acid sequence MNTTESLKDYQRVRLLAIRSLFEIIEQSSEGTVIVDRDANIVWMNERYARRFGLESAEVAIGKACESVIPGSLLREVVRTGRPILLDMQDTPKEPLVVMRLPIHDDAGVVIGAIGFALFDELRSLSPMLKRYMSMQEELASTRSLLRARQTKYNFAHFIGTSAASLEVKRRARRSASADSPVLLLGETGTGKELLAQAIHGASPRAHKAFVSINSAAIPEALLEAEFFGTAPGAFTGADRKGRVGKLQIAQGGTLFLDEIGDMPLPLQSKLLRVLQEKEFEPVGSNEVIQSDVRVIAATSTDLEAAIKRGEFRADLYYRLNVLPIQVPPLRDRLDDLPALSEAILEELRSQHELNREALELLARHAWPGNIRELRNVLERAALLSDDLMLNATDIRAAIGTFTPVERVAPLKVESVAHETFSEARERFDRQLIESALAQCGGKVIEAAARLGLGRSTLYKKMVALGIAESL; translated from the coding sequence ATGAACACCACCGAAAGCCTCAAGGATTACCAGCGCGTTCGTCTGTTGGCGATCCGTTCGCTGTTCGAGATCATCGAGCAGTCCAGCGAAGGCACGGTGATTGTCGACCGCGACGCGAACATCGTCTGGATGAACGAACGTTATGCCCGACGCTTCGGTCTGGAATCGGCGGAAGTGGCCATCGGCAAGGCCTGCGAAAGTGTGATCCCCGGCAGCCTGCTGCGGGAAGTGGTGCGCACCGGCCGACCGATTCTGCTCGACATGCAGGACACCCCCAAGGAACCGTTGGTGGTGATGCGCCTGCCGATCCATGACGACGCCGGCGTGGTGATCGGCGCCATCGGTTTTGCGTTGTTCGATGAGTTGCGCAGCCTGTCGCCGATGCTCAAGCGCTACATGAGCATGCAGGAAGAACTGGCCTCCACCCGCTCGCTGCTGCGGGCGCGGCAGACCAAATACAACTTCGCGCATTTTATCGGCACCAGCGCGGCCAGCCTCGAAGTCAAACGCCGCGCCCGACGCAGTGCCAGTGCTGATTCCCCGGTTTTGCTACTCGGCGAAACCGGCACCGGCAAAGAGCTGCTGGCGCAGGCGATTCATGGTGCATCACCCCGTGCGCACAAGGCTTTCGTCAGCATCAACAGCGCAGCGATTCCCGAGGCGCTGCTCGAGGCCGAATTCTTCGGCACCGCCCCCGGCGCGTTTACCGGCGCCGATCGCAAGGGTCGCGTCGGCAAGTTGCAGATTGCTCAGGGCGGTACGCTGTTTCTCGATGAAATCGGCGACATGCCGCTGCCGCTGCAAAGCAAGCTGCTGCGGGTGTTGCAGGAAAAGGAATTTGAACCGGTCGGGTCCAACGAAGTGATTCAGAGCGATGTGCGGGTGATCGCCGCGACCTCCACCGACCTTGAAGCGGCGATCAAACGCGGCGAGTTTCGCGCCGACTTGTATTACCGCCTCAATGTGCTGCCGATCCAGGTGCCGCCGCTGCGTGATCGTCTCGATGATTTGCCGGCACTCAGTGAAGCCATACTTGAGGAGTTGCGCAGTCAGCACGAGCTGAACCGCGAGGCGCTGGAGTTGCTTGCCCGACACGCCTGGCCGGGGAACATTCGCGAGTTGCGCAACGTGCTGGAACGGGCGGCATTGCTCAGTGACGATCTGATGCTGAATGCGACCGATATCCGCGCGGCGATTGGTACGTTTACGCCGGTGGAGCGTGTGGCACCTTTGAAGGTTGAGTCGGTGGCACACGAGACGTTCAGTGAGGCGCGTGAACGGTTTGACCGGCAGTTGATTGAATCGGCCCTCGCGCAATGCGGGGGGAAAGTGATTGAGGCGGCGGCGCGGCTGGGGCTTGGGCGGTCTACGTTGTACAAGAAGATGGTGGCGTTGGGGATTGCTGAGTCTCTATAA
- a CDS encoding GntP family permease, which yields MSVIIALAALALLMLAAYRGYSVILFAPIAALGAVLLTDPSAVAPAFTGVFMEKMVGFIKLYFPVFLLGAVFGKLIELSGFSRSIVAAAIRLLGTRQAMLVIVLVCALLTYGGVSLFVVVFAVYPFAAEMFRQSNIPKRLIPATIALGAFSFTMDALPGTPQIQNIIPSTFFNTTAWAAPWLGLIGAIFVVCAGMAFLQRQRNKAQISGEGYGTDLRNEPETAADIKLPNPWIALSPLLAVGIMNLLFTQWIPQWYGKTHSLALPGMAAPVTTDVAKLTAIWAVQAALLVGIIMVLVFGFQAIRGKLAEGSRSAVSGSLLAAMNTASEYGFGAVIASLPGFLVLADWLKSIPNPLVNEAITVTLLAGITGSASGGMSIALAAMANDFIAAAHAANIPLEVLHRVAAMASGGMDTLPHNGAVITLLAVTGLTHREAYKDIFCITLIKTLAVFVVIGTFYATGIV from the coding sequence ATGAGTGTGATCATTGCCTTGGCAGCCCTCGCGCTGCTGATGCTCGCGGCCTACCGTGGCTACAGCGTTATCCTCTTTGCACCGATTGCCGCCCTCGGCGCCGTCCTGCTCACCGACCCTTCCGCCGTCGCCCCTGCTTTTACCGGGGTGTTCATGGAGAAAATGGTCGGCTTCATCAAACTGTATTTCCCGGTGTTCCTGCTTGGCGCCGTGTTCGGCAAGCTGATCGAGTTGTCGGGTTTCTCGCGTTCCATCGTTGCGGCGGCGATTCGCCTGCTCGGCACCCGTCAGGCGATGCTGGTGATCGTGCTGGTTTGCGCCCTGCTCACTTACGGCGGCGTGTCGCTGTTTGTGGTGGTGTTTGCGGTCTACCCGTTCGCGGCCGAGATGTTCCGCCAGAGCAATATTCCCAAGCGCCTGATCCCGGCGACCATCGCCCTCGGCGCCTTCTCGTTCACCATGGACGCCCTGCCCGGCACCCCGCAAATCCAGAACATCATCCCCAGCACCTTCTTCAACACCACCGCGTGGGCGGCGCCGTGGCTGGGTTTGATCGGCGCAATCTTCGTGGTCTGCGCCGGCATGGCGTTTCTGCAGCGCCAGCGCAACAAGGCTCAGATTTCGGGCGAAGGCTACGGCACCGACCTGCGCAACGAGCCGGAAACCGCCGCCGACATCAAACTGCCGAATCCGTGGATCGCGCTGTCGCCGCTGTTGGCCGTCGGCATCATGAACCTGTTGTTTACCCAGTGGATTCCCCAGTGGTACGGCAAGACCCACAGCCTCGCGCTGCCAGGCATGGCCGCACCGGTAACCACCGATGTCGCCAAACTCACGGCGATCTGGGCGGTTCAGGCTGCGTTGCTGGTCGGCATCATCATGGTGCTGGTGTTCGGCTTCCAGGCGATTCGCGGCAAGTTGGCCGAAGGCAGCAGAAGTGCGGTCAGCGGTTCATTGCTGGCAGCAATGAACACGGCGTCCGAATACGGTTTTGGTGCGGTGATCGCGTCCTTGCCAGGCTTTCTGGTGCTGGCCGACTGGCTCAAAAGCATTCCCAACCCGCTGGTCAACGAAGCGATCACCGTGACTTTGCTGGCCGGTATCACCGGCTCCGCATCGGGCGGCATGAGTATTGCGCTGGCGGCCATGGCCAATGACTTCATCGCTGCGGCCCATGCGGCGAACATTCCCCTGGAAGTGCTGCACCGCGTCGCCGCGATGGCCAGTGGCGGCATGGACACCCTGCCGCATAACGGCGCGGTCATCACCTTGCTGGCGGTGACCGGCCTGACCCACCGCGAAGCCTACAAAGACATTTTCTGTATTACGCTGATCAAGACCCTGGCGGTTTTTGTGGTGATCGGTACTTTCTACGCCACTGGCATTGTGTGA
- the hbdH gene encoding 3-hydroxybutyrate dehydrogenase codes for MTTLSGKTALVTGSTSGIGLGIALSLAKAGANLILNGFGDASTVIAEVEQFGGKVGHHPADVSDPAQIADMIAYAEREFGGVDILVNNAGIQHVASVEDFPVERWDSIIAINLSSVFHSTRLSLPGMRAKGWGRVINIASVHGQVGSVGKAAYVAAKHGVIGLTKVVGLETATTNVTCNAICPGWVLTPLVQKQIDDRIAKGVDPQQAQHDLLAEKQPSLEFVTPPQLGELVLFLCSEAGSQVRGAAWNIDGGWLAQ; via the coding sequence ATGACGACTCTTTCAGGCAAGACCGCACTGGTCACCGGCTCCACCAGCGGCATCGGCCTGGGCATCGCCCTCAGCCTGGCCAAGGCTGGCGCCAACCTGATTCTCAACGGTTTCGGCGATGCCTCCACAGTGATTGCCGAGGTTGAACAGTTCGGTGGCAAGGTTGGTCATCACCCCGCCGATGTCAGCGACCCGGCGCAGATTGCCGACATGATCGCCTACGCCGAGCGCGAGTTCGGCGGGGTGGACATTCTGGTCAACAACGCCGGCATTCAGCACGTGGCGTCGGTGGAAGATTTTCCCGTGGAGCGTTGGGATTCGATCATTGCGATCAACCTGTCGTCGGTGTTTCACAGCACCCGTTTGAGCTTACCGGGCATGCGTGCCAAGGGTTGGGGGCGGGTTATCAATATCGCCTCGGTGCATGGCCAGGTCGGTTCGGTGGGCAAGGCGGCTTACGTCGCGGCCAAGCATGGGGTGATCGGTTTGACCAAGGTGGTCGGCCTGGAAACCGCCACGACCAACGTCACCTGCAACGCAATCTGCCCAGGCTGGGTGTTGACGCCGTTGGTGCAGAAGCAGATTGACGACCGCATCGCCAAAGGGGTTGATCCGCAGCAGGCGCAACACGATTTGCTGGCCGAGAAGCAGCCGTCGCTGGAGTTCGTTACGCCGCCTCAGCTGGGTGAACTGGTACTGTTTTTGTGCAGTGAGGCCGGTAGCCAAGTGCGGGGCGCGGCGTGGAATATAGATGGTGGGTGGTTGGCGCAGTGA
- a CDS encoding acetoacetate--CoA ligase — MSDILWQPDAKRIAKTRMDAFRRAINQRHHLDIADYAALHQWSIDQRVDFWQAIVDFFDIRFHTQPDAVLIEGDHMPSAQWFPGATLNFAEHLLRRRDDAVAVIAIGENGQREQLTWAELAEHVAGFQNSLIAVGVGLGDRVAACMPNTWQTLVAMLATTSLGAIWSCSSPDFGTQGVIDRFGQIEPKVLITCAGYRYAGKDIDQSAKVNEILERLPSLQQLIVVPYARPQAHIKDFRTHAGVTLWDAFYEPGGEPDFVAVPFAHPLYILYSSGTTGVPKCIIHSTGGVLLQHAKEHGLHCDLGPGDRLFYYTTCGWMMWNWLVSALAVGSAVVLYDGSPFHPGPERLIDLIDDERISVFGTSPKYLATLESNGVKPRQSHNLGTLKTLLCTGSALSPQSYDYVYRDLKADLCLASMSGGTDIVSCFVNGNPLLAVRRGEIQGKSLGMAVEVWNDAGRAVIGEKGELVCTRHFPAMPVGLWNDPTGEKLRTSYFSLFPGVWAQGDYAEQLAHGAMMIHGRSDAVLNPGGVRIGTAEIYRQVEKVPQVTDSVAIGQQWQDDVRVVLFVRLVEGVELDEALQQQIRQVIRANTTPRHVPAKIVAVTDIPRTISGKVVELAVRNVVHGQPVKNTDALANPEALEQFRDRPELAC, encoded by the coding sequence ATGTCCGACATCCTCTGGCAACCTGACGCCAAACGCATCGCCAAGACCCGCATGGACGCCTTCCGGCGCGCCATCAATCAACGCCACCACCTCGACATTGCCGACTACGCCGCCCTGCACCAATGGTCCATCGATCAACGGGTCGATTTCTGGCAAGCCATCGTCGATTTCTTCGACATCCGTTTCCATACGCAACCGGACGCCGTGCTGATCGAAGGCGATCACATGCCCAGCGCCCAGTGGTTTCCCGGCGCCACCCTGAACTTTGCCGAACACTTGCTGCGCCGTCGTGACGATGCCGTCGCCGTCATTGCGATCGGTGAAAATGGCCAGCGCGAACAACTGACCTGGGCCGAACTGGCCGAGCATGTCGCCGGTTTTCAAAACAGCTTGATCGCCGTCGGTGTCGGCCTTGGCGACCGCGTCGCCGCGTGCATGCCGAACACCTGGCAAACCCTGGTCGCCATGCTCGCCACCACCAGCCTCGGGGCGATCTGGTCCTGTTCGTCGCCGGACTTCGGCACCCAGGGCGTCATCGACCGCTTCGGCCAGATCGAACCGAAAGTGCTGATCACCTGCGCCGGTTACCGTTATGCCGGCAAAGACATCGACCAGAGCGCCAAGGTCAACGAAATCCTTGAACGCCTGCCGTCGCTGCAACAGCTGATCGTGGTGCCTTACGCACGACCCCAAGCGCACATCAAAGACTTCCGCACCCACGCGGGCGTGACGCTTTGGGATGCGTTCTACGAACCGGGCGGCGAGCCGGATTTTGTTGCCGTGCCTTTCGCCCATCCGCTGTACATCCTCTATTCCAGCGGCACCACCGGCGTGCCCAAATGCATCATCCACAGCACCGGTGGCGTGCTGTTGCAACACGCCAAGGAACACGGCCTGCATTGCGATCTCGGGCCCGGCGACCGCTTGTTTTACTACACCACTTGCGGCTGGATGATGTGGAACTGGCTGGTGTCAGCCCTGGCCGTCGGCAGCGCCGTGGTGCTGTACGACGGCTCGCCATTTCATCCCGGCCCGGAGCGCTTGATCGACCTGATCGACGACGAACGCATCAGCGTGTTCGGCACCAGTCCCAAGTACCTCGCGACCCTGGAAAGCAACGGCGTGAAGCCTCGGCAAAGCCATAATCTCGGCACGCTGAAAACCCTGTTGTGCACCGGCTCGGCGCTATCGCCGCAAAGTTACGACTACGTCTACCGTGACCTCAAGGCCGACCTGTGCCTGGCGTCGATGTCCGGCGGCACAGACATCGTTTCGTGCTTCGTGAACGGCAATCCGCTGCTGGCAGTGCGTCGCGGCGAAATCCAGGGCAAAAGCCTGGGGATGGCGGTCGAAGTCTGGAACGATGCCGGCCGCGCGGTCATTGGCGAAAAAGGTGAACTGGTCTGCACCCGACACTTTCCGGCCATGCCCGTCGGCCTGTGGAACGACCCGACCGGGGAAAAACTGCGCACGTCTTATTTCAGCCTGTTCCCCGGCGTCTGGGCCCAGGGCGATTACGCCGAACAATTGGCTCACGGCGCGATGATGATTCACGGGCGCTCGGATGCGGTACTCAACCCCGGCGGCGTGCGCATCGGCACGGCGGAGATTTACCGTCAGGTGGAGAAAGTCCCGCAAGTCACCGACAGCGTGGCCATCGGTCAGCAATGGCAAGACGACGTGCGGGTGGTGCTGTTCGTGCGGCTGGTCGAGGGGGTCGAACTGGACGAGGCACTGCAACAGCAGATCCGCCAGGTCATCCGCGCCAACACCACGCCACGGCACGTACCGGCGAAGATTGTCGCGGTGACGGACATTCCGCGCACCATCAGCGGCAAAGTGGTCGAGTTGGCGGTGAGGAACGTGGTGCATGGCCAGCCGGTGAAAAACACCGATGCGCTGGCCAATCCCGAAGCGCTGGAGCAATTTCGGGATCGGCCAGAACTGGCTTGTTAA
- a CDS encoding PilT/PilU family type 4a pilus ATPase, translating into MEIDALLKTLSSQEGSDLYLSTGAPPCARFDGVLKPLADQPFKPGEIAAIAASIMDAEQRLEFDRELEMNLAISLSGVGRFRVNIFKQRNDVSIVVRNIKLDIPRFEDLKLPPVLLETVMLKQGLMLFVGATDSGKSTSLAALIDYRNRHSSGHIVTIEDPIEYIHRHKKSIINQREVGVDTRSFHTALKNTLRQAPDVVLIGEIRDRETMEHALAFADTGHLVISTLHAHNAHQALDRIINFFPQERRMQLLHDLGNNLKAFVSQRLVRTRDGQRRAAVEVMLGTPTVGDLIRRNEFAELKGIMEKSAELGMQTFDGALYALVLEGVISEDEALKNADSLNNLKLHLKLHREGASILSSSSDKWGLAD; encoded by the coding sequence ATGGAAATCGATGCGCTGTTAAAGACCCTGTCTAGCCAGGAGGGTTCCGATTTGTACCTGTCCACCGGTGCGCCACCCTGCGCCCGGTTTGACGGTGTACTCAAACCCTTGGCCGACCAGCCGTTCAAACCGGGGGAAATCGCCGCGATTGCCGCGTCCATCATGGACGCCGAACAGCGATTGGAGTTCGATCGGGAGCTGGAGATGAACCTGGCGATTTCGTTGTCGGGTGTCGGGCGCTTTCGGGTCAATATTTTCAAGCAACGCAACGATGTGTCGATCGTGGTGCGCAACATCAAGCTCGATATTCCGCGTTTCGAAGACCTCAAGTTGCCACCCGTGCTGCTGGAAACGGTGATGCTCAAACAAGGGCTGATGCTGTTCGTCGGCGCCACCGATTCGGGCAAGTCGACCTCGCTGGCGGCGTTGATCGATTACCGCAATCGCCATAGCAGCGGGCATATCGTCACCATCGAAGACCCTATCGAGTACATCCACCGGCACAAAAAATCGATCATCAATCAGCGCGAGGTCGGCGTCGATACCCGCAGTTTTCATACCGCGCTGAAAAACACCCTGCGCCAGGCGCCCGATGTGGTGCTGATCGGTGAGATCCGCGACCGCGAGACCATGGAGCATGCGCTGGCGTTTGCCGACACCGGGCATTTGGTGATTTCCACGTTGCATGCTCACAACGCCCATCAGGCGCTGGATCGCATTATCAATTTCTTCCCGCAAGAACGGCGGATGCAACTGCTGCATGACCTGGGCAACAACCTTAAAGCGTTCGTTTCCCAGCGTCTGGTGCGCACTCGTGACGGTCAACGCAGGGCGGCGGTAGAAGTGATGCTGGGCACGCCGACCGTAGGCGACCTGATACGGCGCAATGAATTCGCCGAGCTCAAAGGCATCATGGAAAAGTCCGCCGAATTGGGGATGCAGACCTTCGATGGCGCCTTGTATGCGCTGGTGCTGGAAGGTGTGATCAGCGAGGACGAAGCGTTAAAAAATGCGGATTCGCTGAATAATTTAAAGTTACACCTTAAGTTGCACAGAGAGGGAGCATCGATATTAAGTTCGTCCAGTGATAAATGGGGGTTGGCCGACTGA
- a CDS encoding PAS domain-containing hybrid sensor histidine kinase/response regulator — protein MNAVPTGSDAQALIARLDWARTPLGAASDWPQSLRTAVDIVIHSPMPMLLLWGPQLTQIYNDGFALLAGSKHPHAFGQPTHQIWPELKDFTDPIYSAVLQGQVRTYSEQRFTLQRDGNDSDFWLDLTYSPIRDEHAEVAGILVTAIETNERRRIALELEQRSAASLKAQRETEERLQLALAATDAVGTWDWDIGEDRFIADAHFAQLHGIDPLLASQLPISDYLEAVHPEDRSMVTRGIKQCITQGSEYAEEYRLLQPDGQLRWVFARGRCYKDHHGRPIRFLGAALDLTERKHTEQALRQSQTELQLIINAMPILISYVDSEERFRLNNAAYLDWYGLTPQELYGRTIREVLGEEAYALRAEYIAEALAGRTCCFSISTPHRDGSTRQALMNYLPRHGPDGAVNGFYIFVIDETERKQTEEALRNLNETLEERVAARTQQLAEANQRLQNEMFERERAEDALRHAQKMEAVGQLTGGIAHDFNNMLTGIIGSLDLMQRYIADGRTAEIGRFTEAAVSSANRAAALTHRLLAFSRRQSLDRKPLNANELIHSLEDLLSRTKGDHIELKLQLADEAWPVSTDVSQLENALLNLVINARDAMPDGGELRIETANVYLDSSDINILEPVKAGDYLMIAVSDNGTGMTPKVLAKAFDPFFTTKPIGQGTGLGLSMIYGFAQQSGGHVSLFSLPGQGTSVRLFLPRLHEMEPQDVLTPVIGEAPSAIAGETVVLVEDDPAVRMLVFDLLKELGYHAHEAEDAKTALPLLESGLRVDLLVTDVGLPGMNGRQLAEIARQHRPDLKVLFMTGYAEMAAERQSFLEEGMDMVAKPFSVDLLANKIRTMIGQPE, from the coding sequence ATGAACGCAGTACCCACCGGCAGCGATGCCCAGGCCTTGATTGCCAGACTGGACTGGGCGCGCACCCCGCTCGGCGCCGCCAGTGACTGGCCGCAGAGCCTGCGCACAGCGGTGGACATCGTGATTCACTCACCGATGCCGATGCTGTTGCTGTGGGGGCCGCAGCTTACGCAGATCTATAACGACGGCTTCGCACTGCTGGCCGGCAGCAAGCATCCGCACGCTTTCGGACAACCGACGCACCAGATCTGGCCAGAACTCAAAGACTTTACCGACCCGATTTACAGCGCTGTCCTACAAGGCCAGGTGCGGACCTACAGCGAACAGCGCTTCACCCTGCAACGCGACGGGAATGATTCCGACTTCTGGCTGGATTTGACCTACAGCCCGATCCGCGATGAACACGCCGAAGTCGCCGGGATTCTGGTCACGGCCATTGAAACCAATGAACGCCGACGCATCGCCCTCGAACTGGAGCAGCGCTCGGCCGCCAGCCTGAAGGCTCAGCGCGAGACCGAGGAGCGCCTGCAATTGGCGCTGGCCGCCACTGATGCCGTCGGCACCTGGGACTGGGACATCGGCGAAGACCGCTTCATTGCCGACGCGCACTTCGCCCAATTGCACGGCATCGATCCGCTACTCGCCAGTCAGTTGCCCATCAGCGACTATCTCGAAGCCGTGCATCCGGAAGACCGCTCGATGGTCACCCGCGGCATTAAGCAGTGCATCACCCAGGGCAGCGAATACGCCGAGGAATATCGCCTGCTGCAACCCGACGGCCAGTTGCGCTGGGTGTTTGCCCGGGGCCGTTGTTACAAGGACCACCATGGCCGGCCGATCCGTTTCCTCGGCGCCGCGCTGGACCTGACCGAACGAAAACACACCGAACAGGCCTTGCGCCAGAGTCAGACCGAGCTGCAACTGATCATCAACGCCATGCCGATCCTGATCAGTTACGTCGACAGCGAGGAACGCTTTCGCCTGAACAACGCGGCGTACCTCGACTGGTACGGGCTGACGCCCCAGGAGCTTTACGGTCGGACCATTCGTGAGGTGCTGGGTGAAGAAGCCTACGCCTTGCGCGCCGAATACATCGCCGAAGCACTGGCGGGCAGGACCTGCTGTTTCAGCATCAGCACGCCGCATCGTGATGGCAGCACCCGACAAGCCTTGATGAATTACCTGCCCCGCCACGGGCCGGATGGCGCGGTGAACGGTTTCTACATTTTCGTGATCGACGAAACCGAGCGCAAACAGACCGAAGAAGCCTTGCGCAACCTCAACGAAACCCTTGAGGAACGTGTCGCCGCCCGTACCCAGCAATTGGCCGAAGCCAACCAGCGCCTGCAAAACGAAATGTTCGAGCGCGAACGTGCCGAAGATGCCCTGCGCCATGCGCAGAAAATGGAAGCGGTCGGCCAGCTCACCGGCGGTATCGCCCATGACTTCAACAATATGCTCACCGGGATCATCGGCAGCCTCGACCTGATGCAGCGCTACATCGCCGATGGGCGCACCGCCGAGATCGGCCGTTTCACCGAAGCGGCGGTGTCGTCAGCCAACCGCGCGGCGGCCCTGACCCACCGCCTGCTCGCTTTCTCCCGGCGCCAGTCGCTGGACCGCAAGCCGCTGAACGCCAACGAACTGATTCATTCTCTGGAAGATTTGCTCAGCCGCACCAAGGGCGACCACATCGAGCTGAAACTGCAACTGGCCGATGAAGCCTGGCCGGTCAGCACCGACGTCAGCCAACTGGAAAACGCCCTGCTCAACCTGGTCATCAATGCGCGGGATGCCATGCCCGATGGCGGCGAGTTGCGTATCGAAACCGCCAATGTCTATCTGGACAGCAGTGACATCAACATTCTGGAACCCGTCAAGGCCGGGGATTACCTGATGATCGCCGTCAGTGACAACGGCACCGGCATGACCCCGAAAGTGTTGGCCAAGGCGTTCGATCCATTTTTCACCACCAAACCTATCGGCCAGGGCACGGGGCTGGGTTTGTCGATGATCTACGGTTTTGCCCAGCAGTCGGGCGGCCACGTGAGCCTGTTCAGCCTGCCGGGCCAGGGCACCAGCGTGCGCCTGTTCTTGCCGCGCTTGCACGAGATGGAGCCGCAAGATGTGCTGACGCCGGTCATCGGCGAGGCCCCCTCGGCGATAGCCGGGGAAACCGTGGTGTTGGTGGAAGATGATCCGGCGGTGCGCATGCTGGTGTTCGATCTGCTCAAGGAGCTGGGTTATCACGCCCATGAGGCCGAAGATGCGAAGACCGCCCTGCCCCTGCTCGAATCGGGTCTGCGGGTCGATCTGCTGGTGACCGATGTCGGGCTGCCAGGCATGAACGGTCGGCAATTGGCAGAAATCGCCCGTCAGCACCGTCCGGACCTCAAAGTGCTGTTCATGACCGGTTACGCGGAAATGGCCGCCGAGCGTCAGAGCTTCCTTGAGGAAGGCATGGACATGGTGGCCAAACCGTTTTCGGTTGACCTGCTGGCCAACAAGATTCGCACGATGATCGGCCAACCCGAGTGA